The proteins below are encoded in one region of Fibrella aestuarina BUZ 2:
- a CDS encoding DUF808 domain-containing protein: protein MPSGVFAVLDDIAALMDDVALATKVATRKTAGILGDDLAVNAEKATGFLADRELPILWSITKGSFVNKLIIVPVALLLNAFLPAAITWILLAGGCYLAYEGAEKIVHFLAERVGKKPHAAAPAQAEKPASGEEKDKVKSAITTDFILSVEIVIIALGAVAEEELSVQIVTVSVVALLATVGVYGFVALIVRMDDAGYRLMKGSAENSLLSTIGRGLVGALPVVIRVLGVVGTLALLLVAGGIFVHNIHYLHELLPNVPASLKEFAIGLAVGLIIVGVLALFQKVRRTPHPALPDEQSANTVDKSERTL from the coding sequence ATGCCATCGGGAGTATTCGCCGTCTTAGATGATATAGCGGCTTTAATGGATGATGTTGCGCTGGCAACAAAAGTAGCCACGCGCAAAACCGCCGGTATCTTGGGCGATGATCTGGCCGTAAATGCCGAGAAAGCAACGGGCTTTCTGGCCGACCGGGAACTGCCCATCCTTTGGTCAATCACCAAAGGATCATTCGTCAACAAGCTGATCATCGTGCCCGTTGCGCTGCTGCTCAATGCGTTTCTCCCCGCTGCTATTACCTGGATTCTGCTGGCTGGGGGCTGTTATCTGGCGTATGAAGGGGCCGAAAAGATCGTCCATTTCCTGGCTGAACGAGTGGGTAAGAAACCGCACGCGGCCGCCCCGGCTCAGGCGGAAAAGCCAGCCTCCGGTGAGGAGAAGGATAAAGTAAAATCGGCCATTACGACCGATTTCATCCTGTCGGTGGAAATTGTCATCATCGCGCTGGGGGCTGTGGCCGAAGAAGAGCTGTCGGTACAGATTGTGACCGTGTCGGTCGTGGCGCTGTTGGCCACGGTCGGGGTCTATGGCTTTGTCGCGCTGATTGTCCGAATGGACGATGCCGGCTATAGGCTAATGAAGGGGTCGGCGGAGAACAGCCTCTTGTCGACGATTGGTCGCGGGCTGGTGGGTGCGCTGCCCGTCGTCATTCGGGTTTTGGGCGTGGTAGGTACGTTGGCCCTTTTGCTGGTAGCCGGTGGCATATTCGTGCATAACATACATTACCTGCACGAGCTTCTTCCGAACGTACCTGCGTCGCTCAAAGAGTTTGCCATTGGTCTGGCTGTCGGCTTGATCATCGTCGGAGTACTGGCCTTATTCCAGAAAGTTCGGCGGACACCCCACCCAGCGCTACCAGACGAACAATCGGCCAATACCGTCGATAAGAGCGAACGTACCCTGTAA
- the rsmG gene encoding 16S rRNA (guanine(527)-N(7))-methyltransferase RsmG gives MEQLLSYFPNLTDEQRAQFAALDGLYRDWNAKINVISRQDIDALYEKHVLHSLGIAKVIQFKPGTEILDVGTGGGFPGIPLAILFPMAKFHLVDSIGKKITVVKEVAGALGLTNVRAEQVRVEHLSETYDFVVSRAVTRLQPFMGWVRYKITKRGNNHLPNGVLYLKGGDLAEEIAEIPEKTKIYNLADYFAGEFFETKKVLHIKK, from the coding sequence ATGGAACAACTCCTTTCTTACTTTCCCAACCTCACGGATGAGCAGCGGGCGCAGTTTGCGGCGCTGGATGGGCTCTACCGCGACTGGAACGCGAAAATCAACGTGATTTCGCGGCAGGACATCGACGCGTTGTACGAAAAACACGTGTTGCATTCGCTGGGCATTGCCAAAGTGATCCAATTCAAGCCCGGCACCGAAATCCTCGACGTAGGCACGGGCGGCGGCTTTCCGGGTATTCCGCTCGCGATTCTGTTTCCGATGGCTAAGTTTCACCTGGTCGATAGCATCGGCAAGAAAATCACGGTGGTGAAGGAAGTGGCCGGCGCGCTGGGCCTCACCAACGTGCGGGCGGAGCAGGTGCGCGTGGAGCACCTGAGCGAGACCTACGATTTTGTGGTGAGCCGGGCCGTAACGCGCTTGCAGCCGTTTATGGGCTGGGTACGTTACAAGATCACCAAGCGCGGCAACAACCACTTGCCCAACGGTGTTTTATACCTCAAGGGCGGCGACCTCGCCGAGGAAATCGCCGAAATTCCCGAAAAAACGAAGATTTACAACCTCGCCGACTATTTTGCCGGTGAGTTTTTCGAAACCAAGAAAGTACTACACATTAAAAAGTAG
- a CDS encoding glycosyltransferase, with protein MILFLLAGWLVVLAVQVGCLLFLFARTALRPVADLAPPTAPTTGVTIVVCAHNEHDNLLELLPLLTAQDYPLYEVLVMDDRSTDLSDVLLDEMVTLLPNLRFIRIDVEAAHVTPKKYALTIALKKATYPVVLLTDADCRPASDQWLAGMVALLGNKDTEIVLGISPYERAPGLLNFLIRSETLFTAVQYVSLALAGRAYMGVGRNLLYRREVFFRHKGFYSHMRIWGGDDDLFVNEAATAQNVAVSLHPDTFTTSAPKRTWADWKRQKQRHLNVGRQYKNGDKAMLGLITASHVLTWLLGLGVAGYVLYLALTEQREALLNPMLLAATGLFVLRFGLFWGIIGRISHRLGAMVRWYAIPATDLLLASYYCLSTARMALTFRQKQTGW; from the coding sequence GCCAACGGCCCCTACAACGGGCGTAACCATCGTGGTTTGCGCCCATAATGAGCACGATAACCTGCTCGAATTGCTCCCGCTGCTGACGGCGCAGGACTACCCGCTCTACGAAGTGCTGGTGATGGATGACCGCTCGACCGATCTCTCCGACGTGCTGCTGGATGAGATGGTGACGCTGTTGCCCAACCTGCGCTTCATCCGGATCGACGTGGAAGCCGCGCACGTGACGCCCAAAAAATACGCCCTGACCATCGCCCTGAAAAAGGCAACGTACCCGGTCGTGCTGCTGACCGACGCCGACTGCCGCCCCGCCTCCGACCAATGGCTGGCGGGTATGGTGGCGCTGCTTGGGAACAAGGACACGGAAATCGTGCTGGGCATCTCGCCCTATGAGCGCGCGCCGGGCCTGCTCAATTTCCTGATCCGCTCCGAAACGCTCTTTACCGCCGTGCAATACGTGTCGCTGGCGCTGGCGGGGCGAGCTTACATGGGGGTGGGGCGCAACCTGCTCTACCGCCGCGAGGTCTTTTTTCGGCATAAAGGCTTCTACAGCCACATGCGCATTTGGGGCGGCGACGACGACCTGTTTGTGAACGAGGCCGCAACGGCGCAGAACGTCGCCGTGAGCCTGCACCCCGACACCTTCACGACCTCGGCCCCCAAACGTACCTGGGCCGACTGGAAGCGGCAGAAACAACGCCACCTGAACGTGGGACGGCAGTACAAGAACGGTGACAAAGCCATGCTCGGGCTTATCACGGCCTCGCACGTGCTCACCTGGCTTTTGGGGCTGGGCGTGGCTGGGTACGTGCTATATCTGGCCCTGACGGAGCAGCGGGAGGCCCTCCTGAATCCGATGCTGTTGGCGGCAACGGGCCTGTTTGTGCTGCGTTTTGGTTTATTTTGGGGAATCATTGGCCGCATCAGCCACCGGCTCGGCGCGATGGTGCGCTGGTACGCCATCCCCGCCACCGACCTGCTGCTGGCCAGCTATTATTGCTTATCGACCGCCCGTATGGCCCTTACCTTCCGTCAGAAACAAACGGGCTGGTAG